A part of Candida albicans SC5314 chromosome 2, complete sequence genomic DNA contains:
- the LEU5 gene encoding coenzyme A transporter (Putative mitochondrial carrier protein; Hap43-repressed; rat catheter biofilm induced), whose product MTQSNSDSSSTGDVPNINTSLIPSISKPVYSRIPIPGHLSNDQSTPIEDIKIIDKQSIDYIIRSGLAGGLAGSCAKTLVAPLDRIKILFQTSNPEFIKYRGTFGGFIDAGKRIWKTDGVMGLYQGNSVTLLRIFPYAAIKFVAYEQIRTFLIPNDSYETAARRFMAGSLSGLASVFFTYPLDLVRVRLAFETRNLSHSQIHHHHKEFMAHRRGRIFSTVSLIYNENPPIKTTDPSWLKLMRKSFPSPINHLANFYRGFAPTILGMIPYAGVSFYTHDLLHDILRSKWLAKYTVQSTNHQNVVVKKKGKSSRESRAPLKAYAQLFAGGLAGLCSQTAAYPFEVIRRRMQVGGAINQGQFLSFKNTAKLIYRENGLQGFFVGLSIGYMKVVPMVACSFFVYERMKKFLGI is encoded by the coding sequence ATGACCCAATCTAATAGTGACTCGTCAAGTACTGGCGACGTACCCAATATCAACACTTCGCTAATACCGTCGATCTCAAAACCAGTATACTCACGTATCCCTATCCCGGGCCATTTAAGCAATGATCAATCCACCCCCATTGAGGATATTAAGATTATCGATAAACAGAGCATAGACTATATAATAAGGTCAGGTCTAGCTGGTGGCTTAGCTGGATCTTGTGCCAAGACCTTAGTGGCACCTTTGGACAGAATCAAGATCTTGTTCCAAACATCAAACCCAGAATTCATAAAGTATAGAGGAACATTTGGCGGGTTCATTGATGCTGGAAAACGTATATGGAAAACCGACGGGGTAATGGGGTTGTACCAAGGTAACTCAGTGACTTTGTTACGTATCTTCCCCTATGCAGCAATCAAATTTGTTGCCTATGAACAAATTCGTACTTTTTTGATCCCAAACGACAGTTACGAAACCGCCGCTAGAAGATTTATGGCTGGGTCGTTATCAGGACTAGCATCGGTGTTTTTCACGTATCCACTAGACTTAGTTAGAGTGAGATTAGCATTTGAAACTAGAAACTTGTCTCATTCACAAATccatcaccaccacaaaGAGTTTATGGCCCATCGTCGAGGAAGAATATTTTCTACCGTCAGCCTAATTTATAACGAAAACCCACCAATCAAAACCACTGACCCGTCGTGGTTGAAATTAATGCGAAAATCGTTCCCGTCACCCATAAACCATTTAGCCAATTTCTACCGTGGGTTTGCCCCGACAATATTAGGTATGATCCCTTACGCTGGTGTCTCATTCTACACTCATGATTTGTTGCACGATATTTTGCGCTCCAAATGGCTCGCAAAATATACTGTCCAATCAACCAACCACCAAAACGTCGtggtaaagaaaaaggggAAATCGTCCAGAGAATCACGTGCGCCCCTAAAAGCATATGCACAATTATTTGCTGGTGGGTTGGCTGGGTTATGTTCCCAGACCGCCGCCTACCCGTTTGAAGTTATCCGAAGAAGAATGCAAGTGGGAGGCGCCATAAACCAGGGTCAGTTTTTGTCATTCAAAAACACAGCAAAACTAATCTATCGAGAGAACGGACTTCAAGGGTTTTTCGTTGGGTTGAGTATTGGTTATATGAAAGTAGTGCCCATGGTTGCATGCTCGTTCTTTGTCTAcgaaagaatgaaaaagttCTTAGGTATATAG